Below is a window of Streptomyces qaidamensis DNA.
GCGCACCTCCACCTCGATGCGGACCGCTTCCCGGGACATCCGCCAGTGGTCGTGCGCTTCCTGCCGCTCGTCGCCGCGCAGGGCCGCCAGGGTGCGGACGACCCGGTCCCGTTCCGGGGCGTCCACCAGGTCGGGCAGGCGTGTGCCCGTGAGGTCGGTGCGGCCGAACACGGTCCCGGCGGACGGGCTCGCGTAGCGGACGGTGGTGTCGTCGTTGACGATGAGGATGACGTCCGAGGCGTTGTGCACCAGGGTGCGGAAGTAGGTCTCGCTTTCCCGTCGAATGACCTCCTGCCGCAGCGCGATGCGCTCTCTCGTCAGCCCCGCGTGCGAGGCGAGCAGCTCCAGGGACCCCCGTATCTCGGCGAGTTGCCGCTCGGAACCGGCTGCCAGCAGCACTCCCGGCAGCTCGCCGCCGGCCGGCTGCTCGGGCTGGACCATGGGGCAGAGCAAAGCGGCCGGCAGCTTGCCGAGCCGCGCGGCGAACCCCGGGCCCAGCGCGGCGGACGGGACGATGACCGTGCGGCTGCGGACCGCCGCGGCGGACCCGCCGTCGTCCGCCCCGGTGGTGCAGCGCTCCAGCCGGTCGTAGAGGCCACGGGCCTCCTCCGCCGACAGCAGGAGGGTCACGTGCCGGGCCTGCGGTCCGAACAGGGACGTGACCGCCGTGTCGCAGGCCCGCGCGATCTCCTCCGGCCAGGAGGCCCCCATCAAGGAGGCGGACGCGGTGCGCAGGGCCAGCTCCCGCGTCATGGCCCTGCGGTGGGCGATGACCATCAGGGTGAGCCGGAAGATCACCAGCAGGAAGAGCAGGCCCGAGAACGCGGCCAGCACGGTCGCGTCGTAGTCCAGGCCGTTGCCCTCCTCGTGCGCGCGGATCGCCGGTGGGATCAGGGTCGCGATGCCGAGCAGCAGCAGCCGGCGCCGGGGTGGCAGCAGCGACTGGGGCGGTGAGTCCGGCGAGGTCAGCCGGACCATCGAGGGGTGCAGCGCGGCCAGTCCCCAGGCGGTGCAGAACACGATGCCTCCGACGGCCGGCAGGGTGTCCGCCTGCCAGGCGCCGTTCAGCCGGAGGATGCTGCGGGCGATGTCGAAGCCGAACAGGGTGACGGCGCCCAGGAGGAGCAGCCGGGCAGCCCGGTTGGTGCCGGGGGAGGGGCTGCGCGCGAGCAGCCGGAGAAGCAGGGCCAGCACCAGGACGTCCCCGAGCGGGAAGGCGACGCTGATCGCGCGCTGCTGCCAGCTCAGCCCCTCCTGCCGGGCCAGCGGCTGCACCAGATAGACCCACAGCGGCAGCGCGAGCCCGCAGGTGATGACCAGGGCGTCGAGCAGCCCGGGCAGGTCGCGGCCCGTCCAGCGGTAGCGCAGCAGACCGGACAGGCCCAAGGCGAGAAGCGGGTACACGGCGAGCCGGCAGGCGTCCGCCGGGGAGGGGAACGAGGCCGACGCGGAGAAGTACGCCTCCTGCGCGTGGGAGAAGGTGCCGGCCGCGGTGAAGACCAGCAGTCCGGCGGCGAGCAGCAGCCACGACCGGGAACCGCGGGGAGGGGGGCGGTGGATCCGCACTCCGGCCAGGACGGCCGCGACCCCCAGCAGCCCGAGGAAGGCCCACAGCGGTGTGCGCACCACCGGCACGGCCACGTACACCGCGGTGAGGAGCCCGGCCGGCGTCAGATAGCCGGCCGCCTGCCGGGCGGCCGGGCCGCCTCTGTCGGCCGACGGGCGCCGCATGGCGGCCTAGTCCTCGGTCTCCGGCGGCCGCGCGGTGCCCGAGTAACCATGCGGATTGAGCAGCTGAAAACGCCAGGCGTCCCGGCACACGTCGGCGAGATCCCTGGTGGGGCGCCAGCCCCAGGCACGCTCCACGGCCGTCGCGTCGGCGACCAGCTCGGCGACGTCCCCGCGGCGGCGAGGTCCGACGTCGTAGGGGATGGGCCTGCCGCAGGCCCGGGAGAACATGTCGACGACGTCGAGGACGGAACTGCCCGTGCCCGCACCCAGGTTGTACACCTGCATGCCCGGCGCGTCGGCCAGGTGGTCCAGCGCCACGCGGTGTGCTTCGACGGCGTCCATGACGTGGAGGTAGTCACGGATCCCGGTGCCGTCGCGGGTCGGGTAGTCGTCGCCGTGGACGGAGAGCTTGTCGCGCCGGCCGACCGCCACCTGCGCGAGGTACGGCAGCAGGTTCTCGGGCGTGTGGCGCGGGTCCTCGCCGAGAAGCCCGCTCGGGTGGGCCCCGGCCGGGACGGGGTAGCGCAGGCACAGCACGGCGTACTCGGGGTGACTGCGGCAGACGTCCGCGAGGATCTGTTCGCAGATCCACTTCGAGGCCGCGTACGGGGTGCCGGGCCGGACGGGCGTGGTCTCGTCGAGCGGACCGCCGCCCGCGTCGCCGTAGATCCAGCAGGAGGACGGGTAGACGAGCCGGTGCACCCCGTGCTCGTGCATGGTCCGCAGCAGGGCGGTGGTGCCGCCGACGTTGGTGTCGTAGTACGCGACGGGCATCCGTGTCGACAGGCCCCCGGCCTTGTGCGCGGCAAAGTGCACGACGGCGTCCACGGAGTGGCGGTCGAAGACGGCCGAGAGGGCGTGCCGATCACGGATGTCCAGCTCGTAGACGGCGCCGACGAACCGGCCGGCGATCCGTTCCACCCGGGCGAACACCTGGGGTGTGCTGTTGGAGTAGTCGTCGACCACGATCACCTCGTAGCCGTGGTCCAGCAGTTCCACGCAGGTGTGGCTGCCGATGAAACCGGCCCCGCCGGTGACAAGGACGGTCGAGGGAGCCCATGGGGATCCGGCTCCTCGAGCGGTCGGCATCTGGTTCCTGCGGGCCATGCCTGGACTCCCGCGTCGGGTGCGGTCGATACCGTATGTTTACGGTGTATATGTACGACTTTGCACCCGACCCCCGAGTCCGGTCAAGGCCGAACCAGCAACTGGAAGTCGAACGTGTAGAGCGAGGCCCGGTAGAGGTGCGTTCCGTACTCGACCGGGCGCCCCGTGTCGTCGTACGCCGTGCGCTGCATGGTGAGCAGCGCCGCTCCCTCCTCCTCGTCCAGGCGGGACGCCTCCCGGGCGGTGGCCGCGCGGGCGCCGACCGTCTGGCGGGCGCTGTGCAGCGTGATGCCCGCCGAGCGCATCATGCGGTACAGGCCGGTCGACTCCAGGCGGGCGGTGTCGAGGTCCAGCAGGGGCAGCGGCAGGTGGTTGCGGAGCAGCGCCACCGGCCGGCCGTGCGTGCGGCGCAGCCGGTCCAGGACGGTCACCTCGCTGCCCTCCGGCACCCCCAGGGCGGCGGCCACGTCACAGGCGGCCGGGACGACCGAGTTGCGCACGACCTCGGTGGTCGGCCCCTGCCCCGCCGTCTCCAGGTCGTCGTAGAGGCTGCTCAGTTCCAGCGGGCGTCTGACCTGACTGTGCACCACCTGCGTGCCCACCCCGCGCCGCCGGACCAGCAGCCCCTTGTCGACGAGGGACTGGATGGCCTGGCGGACGGTGGGGCGGGACAGGCCGAGACGCACGGACAGGTCGACCTCGTTGCCCAGGAGGTTCCCCGGGGCGAGGGCCCCCTGCGCGATCGCCGCCTCCAGCTGCTGCGCGAGCTGGTGGTAGAGCGGCACGGGACTGCCCCGGTCCAGGGCGAAGTCCAGCGAGCCGAGCGCGGAGGCCGCCGTGGTGCGGGCCCGGTCACCGGTCTTCGCCATGGATGAACCCCCCTACGGGTGTCAGGAGTTGCTGGGGAAGCCGAGGTTGATACCGCCGTCGGAGGGGTCCGGCCAGCGGGTCGTGATGACCTTGCCCTGGGTGTAGAAGGCGATGCCGTCGTTGCCGTAGATGTGCAGGTCGCCGAAGAGGGAGTCCTTCCAGCCGCCGAAGGAGTGGTAACCGACGGGGACCGGGATCGGCACGTTGACGCCGACCATGCCCGCCTTGACCTCCAGCTGGAAGCGGCGGGCCGCGCCGCCGTCCCGGGTGAAGATCGCGGTGCCGTTGCCCCAGCGGGAGGAGTTGATCAGCCGGATGGCCTCCTCGTACGTCTCCGCCCGGACGACCGCCAGCACCGGGCCGAAGATCTCGTCCTGGTACGCGTCCGCCGTCACTGGCACCCGGTCCAGCAGGGAGACACCGAGGAAGAAGCCGTCCTCATGGCCGTCGACCGAGAAGCCCGTGCCGTCGACCACGACCTCGGCGCCCTGTTCGGCGGCCGACGTCACGTAGGACGCCACTTTGTCGCGGTGCTCGCGGGTGATCAGCGGGCCCATCTCCGAAGCCGGGTCGTCGCCGGGGCCGATCTTCAGGTTCCTCGCCCGCTCGGCGATCTTGCCCACCAGCTCGTCGCCGATGTCCCCGACGGCCACGACCACCGACACGGCCATGCAGCGCTCGCCCGCCGAGCCGTACGCGGCGTTGATGGCCTGGTCGGCGGCGAGCTCCAGGTCGGCGTCGGGCAGCACCAGCATGTGGTTCTTGGCGCCGCCCAGGGCCTGCACCCGCTTGCCGTGCTCGACGGCCTTGAGCTGGATGTACTTGGCGATCGGCGTCGAGCCGACGAAGGACACCGCCTCGATGTCCGGGTGCTCCAGGAGGCGGTCCACGGCCGTCTTGTCGCCCTGCACGATGTTCAGGACGCCCTCCGGCAGACCGGCCTCGGTGGCCAGCTCGGCGAGCCGGAAGGAGGCCGACGGGTCCTTCTCGGACGGCTTCAGCACGAACGTGTTGCCGCAGGCGATCGCCAGCGGGAACATCCACATCGGCACCATCGCCGGGAAGTTGAACGGCGTGATGCCCGCGACCACACCCAGCGGCTGGCGGATCGAGGCCACGTCGACCCGGGTCGAGACCTGGGTGGACAGCTCGCCCTTGAGCTGGACGGAGATCCCGCAGGCCAGCTCCACGATCTCCATGCCGCGGGCGACCTCGCCGAGCGCGTCCGAGTGCACCTTGCCGTGCTCGGCGGTGATCAGCTCGGCGATCTCGTCGCGGTGGGCGTCGAGCAGCTCGCGGTACTTGAACAGGATCGCCGTGCGCTTGGCCAGGGAGGACTCGCCCCAGCTCTCGAAGGCGGCCCGGGCGGAGGCGACCGCGGCGTCGACCTCGTCGACGGACGCGAACGCGACCTGCTTCTCCTGGGCGCCGGTCGCCGGGTTGTAGACGGGGCCGAACCGGCCGGAGGTGCCCTCGACGGGCTTGCCGTCGATCCAGTGGGTGATGGTCTTCATGGTGCGCAAGGGCCTTTCGTGGAGCTTGAGTTCAAGGAGAGTCAGAGGTGGCGGCGGCGGTCCGCGACCTGGCGGTCGTAGCGCTCGCGGGCCTGAACGGCCGCCTCGCGGGAGGCGGTCTCGGCCACCGGCACGTCCCACCAGGCCTCGGCCGGGGGAGCGGTCGGGGCCGGGTCGGTCTCGACGTACACGCAGGTCGGCCGGTCCGAGGCGCGGGCCGCGGCGAGCGCCTCGCGCAGCTCGCGCACGGTCTTGGCGCGCAGCACGTCCATACCGAGGCTGGCGGCGTTGGCGGCCAGGTCGACGGGGAGCGGGGCGCCGGTGAAGGTGCCGTCGGCGGCCCGGAAGCGGTAGGCGGTGCCGAACCGCTCGCCGCCGGTCTCCTCCGACAGGCCGCCGATCGAGGCGTAGCCGTGGTTCTGGAGGAGGACGATGTTGACCGGCAGGCCCTCCTGGACGGCGGTGACGATCTCCGTCGGCATCATCAGGTAGGTGCCGTCGCCGACCAGCGCCCACACCGGGGTGCCCGGGGCGGCCTGCTGGACGCCGATGCCGGCCGGGATCTCGTAGCCCATGCAGGAGTAGCCGTACTCCAGGTGGTACTGGCGCGGGCTGCGGGAGCGCCACAGCTTGTGCAGGTCGCCGGGGAGCGAACCGGCCGCGTTGATCACCACGTCGTCGTCGCCGACGGCCGCGTCCAGGGCGCCGAGCACCTGCGTCTGGGTCGGGACCGCGTTCTCGTCGTCGGCCCGGTAGGCGGCCTCGACGACCTCCTCCCAGCGCTCCTTGCCGGCGCGGTACTCGGCCTCGTACGCCTGGCTCACGCGGTGGCCGGAGAGCGCCTCCAGCAGCCTCTCCAGACCGGACCGCGCGTCGCACACCAGCGTCCGCGCGGCCAGCTTGTGCGCGTCGAAGCCGGTGATGTTGAGGTTGAGGAACCGCACGTCCGGGTTCTGGAAGAGCGTGCCGGAGGCGGTGGTGAAGTCGGTGTAGCGGGTGCCGACGCCGATCACAAGGTCGGCGGTGCGGGCCAGTTCGTCGCTGACCGCGGTGCCGGTGTGCCCGATGCCGCCGAGGTCGGCGGGGTGGTCGTGGCGCAGCGAGCCCTTACCGGCCTGGGTGGAGGCGACCGGGATGCCGGTGGCCTCCACGAACGCCTTCAGCGCCGCCTCGGCCTCGCTGTGGTGGACGCCGCCGCCCGCCACGATCAGCGGCCGCCCGGCCGACCGGATCGCCTCGACCGCGGCGCTCAGCTCGACCGGGTCCGGCGCGGGGCGCCGTACGTACCAGACGCGCTCGGCGAAGAACTCCTCCGGCCAGTCGTACGCCTCCGCCTGCACGTCCTGCGGCAGGGCGAGGGTGACGGCGCCGGTCTCGGCCGGGTCGGCCAGCACCCGCATCGCCTGGAGCGCCGAGGGGATCAGCGCCTCGGGGCGGGTGATCCGGTCGAAGTACCTCGACACCGGGCGCAGCGTGTCGTTGACCGACACGTCGGCCTCGACCGGGTGCTCCAGCTGCTGGAGCAGCGGGTCGGGGGCGTGCGAGGCGAAGTAGTCGCCGGGCAGGAGAAGCACCGGCAGCCGGTTGATCGTCGCCAGGGCCGCGCCGGTGACCAGGTTGGTGGCGCCCGGGCCGATCGAGGTCGTCACCGCCTGCGCGGACAGGCGGTTCAGCTGCCGGGCGTAGCCGACCGCCGCGTGCACCATGGACTGCTCGTTGCGGCCCTGGTGGAACGGCATCACATCGGCGTACTCGACCAGCGCCTGGCCGACCCCGGCAACGTTGCCATGTCCGAAGATGCCCCAGGTTCCGGCGATCAGCCGACGGCGCACGCCGTCCCGCTCGGTGTACTGGGCGGACAGGAACCGCACCAGTGCCTGGGCGGTCGTCAGTCGGCGGGTGGGGGCGCTCATACGGAGGTCTCCGGGGCGGTGTAGAGGGGGAGGCGGGGGTCGACCGGCTGGTCCGGCCAGGTGTCGCGGACCCAGGCGTGGTCGGGGTGGTCGCAGATCAGCCAGGCGCGCTCGGCCTCCGGGCCCGCCATGACGTTGAGGTAGTACATGTGGTGGCCGGGCGTGGCCATCGACGGCCCGTGCCAGCCGTCCGGGATGAGGACGACGTCGCCGTCGCGGACCTCGGCCAGCACGTCGGTGTCCCGGCCCGGGCCGGAGGGGGACACGCGCTGGTAGCCGAGGCCGGGGACGCCGTCGTGACCGGCGAACTCGAAGTAGTAGATCTCCTCCAGCACGGACTCCTCGCCCGGCCGGTGCTCGTCGTGCTTGTGCGGCGGGAACGACGACCAGTTGCCGCCCGGCGTGATCACCTCGACCGCGATGAGCTTGTCGCACTCGAAGACCCCGGCCGCGCCGAAGTTGTTGACCTGCCGGGAGCAGTTCCCCGTGCCCCGCAGCTCCACCGGCACCTCGGAGGCCGGGCCGTAGCGGGCGGGCAGGCGGCGGGTGCAGCGCGCGCCGGTGAGCGCGAAGCGGCCACCGCCGGCGGACGTCACGGTGACGCGGGCGTCGCGCGGCACGTACGCGAAGTCGCTGACGCCGCTGAACACGTCGGCCCGGCCCTTCAGTTCGAAGGTCTCCTGGCCGAAGTCGTCCCCGGCGGCGACCGTGCAGCCGCCGTTCAGCGGGACGACGATCCACTCGCTGTCACCGGTGTCGAAGGAGTGCGCGCCGCCCGGCGGCAGCTCCAGGACCCGCAGACTGGAGTGTCCCCAGCCGGCCTTCTCGGGCGTGACGTCGACGGCGTAGGGGCCGCCGAGGGCCTTGCCGGCGGGAAGGTGGTACGTCATGGCATCCTCCGGATCACAGCAGACCGACGGCCGTGTCGACCGCTTCTTCCACGCTGCCCCCGGCCGGGTAGAGCAGCGACCGTCCGACGACCATGCCCTGGACGGTGGGCAGCCGCAGGGCCTTGCGCCAGCGTTCGTAGGCGCCCTCCTGGTCCTCGCCCACCTCGCCGCCGAGCAGGACGACGGGCAGGGTGGAGGTCTCCAGCACCTCGGCCATGTCGTCCGGGTCGTCGGTGACGGGCAGCTTCAGCCAGGTGTAGGCGGAGGTGCCGCCGAGCCCGGAGGCTATGGCGACGGAGCGGGTGACGGCCTCGGCGGACAGGTCGTTGCGCACCCTGCCCTCGACCCGCCGGGAGATGAACGGCTCGACGAACAGGGGGAGCCGCAGGTCCGCCATGGCGTCGATGGCCCGGGCCGTGGACTCCAGGGTGGTCAGCGAGCCCGGGTCGTCGTAGTCGATGCGGACCAGGAGTTTGCCCGCGTCGAAGCGGAGCCGCGCGATGTCCTCGGCGCGGTGGCCGGTGAAGCGGTCGTCCATCTCGAAGGCGGCGCCGGCGAGTCCGCCGCGGTTCATCGAGCCCATGACGACCTTGTTCTCCAGCACCCCGAGCAGGAGCAGGTCCTCCAGGATGTCGGCGGTGGCGAGCACCCCGTCGACGCCGGGCCGCGACAGCGCGGTGCACAGCCGCTCCAGCAGGTCGGCGCGGTTGGCCATGGCCAGGCGCCGGTCGCCGACCCCGAGGGCGCCGCGCGCCGGGTGGTCGGCGGCCACGATCATCAGGCGACCGCTGTCGCCGAGCAGCGGGCGCCGCGTCCGCCGGGCCGCCGCCTCGGCGACGGCCTCGGGATTGCGGGCCCGGACCGTGGTGAGGTCGGGGATGCCGATGTTCAAGGAAGGCTCCGTTTCAGTGGCTCGTGCTCGGCGACGGCACCCCGGCGAGGAGGTCCGCGACCTCGGACTCGGTGGGCATCGCGGAGGAGCAGGCGAGGCGCGAGGCGACGAGGGCGCCGGCGGCGTTGGCGTGGCGCATGGTCTTCTCCAGGTCCCAGCCGGCGAGCAGACCGTGGCAGAGCGAGCCGCCGAAGGCGTCGCCCGCGCCGAGGCCGTTGACCACCTCGACGGGCACCGGCGGCACCTCGGCCCGGGTGCCGTCGCGGTGCACGGCCAGGACGCCCTTGGGGCCCTGCTTGACGACGGCCAGCTCCACGCCCGCCTCCAGCAGCGCGTCCGCGCAGGCCTGCGGCTCGCGCACGCCGGTGGCGATCTCGCACTCGTCGAGGTTGCCGACGGCGACCGTGGCGTGCCGCAGGGCCTCGCGGTAGTACGGGCGGGCCTCCTCGGGATCGCGCCAGAACATGGGCCGCCAGTCGAGGTCGAAGACGGTGGTGCCGGACTTGTCGCGGGCCTTGAGGGCGGCGAGGGTGGCGGAGCGGCTGGGCTCCTCGCTCAGGCCGGTGCCGGTGATCCAGAAGATCCGGGCCCCGCGGATGGCGAAGAAGTCCAGCTCGTCGGTGTGGATCTCCAGGTCCGGGGCCTTGGGGCGGCGGTAGAAGTAGAGCGGGAAGTCGTCCGGCGGGAAGATCTCGCAGAACGTGACCGGCGTCGGGTACGCGCCGACCGGGGTCACCCAGCGGTCGTCGACGCCGAAGCCCTTGAGCTCCTCGTGCAGATAGGTGCCGAAGGGGTCGTCGCCGGTGCGTGTGATCACCGCCGTACGGCGTCCGAGGCGGGCCGCGGCGACCGCCACATTGGCCGCGGAACCTCCCAGGAATTTCCCGAACGTCTCCACTTGTGCCAGCGGGACGCCGGTCTGCAGGGGGTAGAGGTCGACCCCGATGCGGCCCATCGTGATCACATCGAAATACTGGGCTGGCTCGGCCATGCGCGACCTCCTCGGGAAGCTGGGGATGCGGGTCCTGGGGCGCCCTGCCACGGTGGGGGCGTGGATCCACGGGACCTGCCGCCCCCCAGGTGTAGGTCTCGGAGGGCGGCGCTGTCAATAGTTTGTACTTACATTCGGACCTGCTTGTGAAATGATGTCTTAACAAAGTATTGACAGCGGGCCTGGCAGCGACTTGTATCCCGTGCCATCGCAACAGTCGGTTTGCGGCATCATGATCCGGACTCCGTAAGGCTCCGGGACCACGGATCCCTTCGTGATCCCTTCCTTTCCCCCGCAGTAGCACAGTGAGGTGCCAGGAAAGATGGACCGCTCTTCTCACCCCCGCTCCCGCAGGTTCGCGCCCGTCATCGCCGTGGCCGCGGCAGCGGCCCTGACCCTCGCCGGCTGCTCCAGCAGTTCCGGAGGCAAGAAGTCCGAGGAAGGCGCGGCAAACGCGTCGGCCGGCAAGGCGACCACCCCGCGCATGACGGTCGCGCTGGTCACCCACCAGGCGCCCGGCGACACCTTCTGGGACACCGTCCGCAAGGGCGCCGAGGCCGCGGCCGCCAAGGACAACATCAAGCTCATCTACTCCGCCGACCCGAACGCCGGCAACCAGGCCAACCTGGTCCAGACCGCGATCGACCAGAAGGTCGACGGCATCGCGGTCACACTCGCCAAGCCGGACGCCATGAAGGGCGTCATAGGCAAGGCGGACAAGGCCGGCATACCCGTCGTCGGCCTCAACTCCGGTCTGAGCGACTGGAAGCAGTTCAACATGCTGGAGTTCTTCGGCCAGGACGAGTCCGTCGCGGGCGAGGCCTTCGGCAAGAAGCTCAACGAGGTCGGTGCGAAGCACGCCCTCTGTGTCATCCAGGAGCAGGGCAACGTGGGTCTCACCCAGCGCTGCGACGGCGTGGAGAAGACCTTCGACGGCAAGCTCGACGTCCAGAACGTCAACGGCGCGGACAAGCCGTCGGTGAAGTCGACGCTCACCGCCAAGCTGAAGCAGGACTCCTCCATCGACTACGTCGTCACGCTCGGAGCCCCGTTCGCGCTGACCGCGGTGCAGTCGGTGAGCGATGCCGGCAGCAAGGCGAAGGTCGCGACCTTCGACCTCAACAAGGAACTCATCCAGGCCGTCAAGAGCGGCGACATCCAGTTCGCGGTGGACCAGCAGCCCTACCTGCAGGGTTACCTGGCCGTCGACGGTCTGTGGCTCTACAAGAACAACGGCAACTACAGCGGCGGCGGCGAGCAGCCCGTGCTGACCGGCCCGGCCTTCGTCGACAAGTCCAACGTCGACAAGATCGCCGAGTTCGCCGCGAAGGGTACCCGGTGATGAGCATGACCCAGCAGGCTGAGCCGGCGGTGACTTCACCGCCGGTCTCCGGCCCGGGCAAGGAGAAGGACGGGCGGACCCAGCAGCGCTCCCTGGTGCTGAGACTGCTCGCTCGGCCCGAGGTGGGCGTCTTCCTCGGCGCCCTGGCCATCCTGGTCTTCTTCCTGATCATGGCGCCGACATTGCGCCAGGGCAGTTCGATGTCGACGGTCCTCTACCAGTCGTCGACCATCGGGATCATGGTCCTGCCTGTGGCGCTGCTGATGATCGGCGGCGAGTTCGACCTGTCCTCCGGCGTCGCGCCGGTCGCCTCGGCGCTGACGGCGAGCATGACCGCCTTCGAGCTGACCCTGAACGTCTGGGTCGGCGTGATCGCGGCCCTGGTGGTGTCGCTTGCGATCGGCTTCTTCAACGGCTGGCTGCTGGTGAAGACCGGGCTGCCGAGCTTCCTGGTCACCCTGGGCACGTTCATGGGTCTGCAGGGCGTGAACCTGGCGGTGACCAAGCTGGTCACCGGCAACGTCGCCACGGACGACATCAGCGACATGGACGGCTTCGACCAGGCCAAGGCCCTGTTCGCCTCGTCCTTCGACGTCGGCGGAGTCAACGTCAAGGTCACTGTCTTGTGGTGGCTGGCTTTCGCGGCGCTGGCCACGTGGGTCCTGCTGCGCACCAAGTACGGCAACTGGATCTTCGCGGTCGGCGGCAACAAGGACAGCGCCCGCGCCGTCGGCGTCCCGGTGAACTTCACCAAGATCTCGCTGTTCGTGCTGGTCGGTTTCGGCGCCTGGTTCGTCGGCATGCACAACCTGTTCCAGTACAACACCGTGCAGTCCGGTGAGGGCGTGGGCAACGAGCTGATCTACATCGCCGCGGCGGTGGTCGGCGGCTGTCTGCTGACCGGCGGTTACGGCACGATCATCGGCCCGGTCTTCGGCGCGTTCATGTTCGGCCTGGTCCAGTTGGGCATCGTCTACGCCACCTGGAACCCCGACTGGTTCAAGACCTTCCTCGGCGTGATGCTCGTAGGCGCCACCCTCGTCAATCTGTGGGTCCGCAAGCAAGCGACCCGGAGGTGATCGGAATGACAAGCAACTCCACCGGCACCCACGGGGCCGTTCTGAAGGACACCCGGCCCGCGGACGAGCGTCCCGTGATCGAGCTGAAGGCCGCGGGCAAGTCCTACGGCAACATCCGCGCCCTGCACGGCGTGAGCCTGGAAGTCCACCCCGGCAAGGTGACCTGCGTCCTCGGCGACAACGGCGCCGGCAAGTCCACCCTCATCAAGATCATCTCGGGTCTGCACCAGCACACCGAGGGCGAGTTCCTCGTCGACGGCGAACCAGTGCGCTTCTCCACCCCGCGCGAGGCCCTCGACAAGGGCATCGCCACGGTGTACCAGGACCTCGCCGTCGTCCCGCTGATGCCGGTGTGGCGCAACTTCTTCCTCGGCTCCGAGATGACCAAGGGCCCCTGGCCGGTGCGCCGTCTCGACATCGAGAAGATGAAGAAGACCGCCGACGAGGAACTGCGCAACATGGGCATCGTCCTCGACGACATGGAACAGCCCATCGGCACGCTCTCCGGCGGCCAGCGCCAGTGCGTCGCCATCGCCCGCGCCGTCTACTTCGGCGCCCGCGTCCTCATCCTGGACGAGCCGACCGCCGCCCTCGGCGTCAAGCAGTCCGGTGTGGTGCTGAAGTACATCGCCGCCGCCCGCGAGAAGGGCCTCGGCGTCATCTTCATCACCCACAACCCGCACCATGCCTACATGGTCGGCGACCACTTCAGCGTGCTGCGCCTGGGCACCATGGAACTGTCCGCCTCCCGCAGCGAGGTCAGCCTCGAAGAGCTGACCAACCACATGGCCGGCGGTACCGAACTGGCCTCCCTCAAGCACGAGTTGGCGCAGGTCCGTGGCGTCGACGTCGAAGAGCTCCCCGAAGACGGGGACCTCACCGCTCCCGTAGGCACGTCCTCGGAA
It encodes the following:
- the iolD gene encoding 3D-(3,5/4)-trihydroxycyclohexane-1,2-dione acylhydrolase (decyclizing), with product MSAPTRRLTTAQALVRFLSAQYTERDGVRRRLIAGTWGIFGHGNVAGVGQALVEYADVMPFHQGRNEQSMVHAAVGYARQLNRLSAQAVTTSIGPGATNLVTGAALATINRLPVLLLPGDYFASHAPDPLLQQLEHPVEADVSVNDTLRPVSRYFDRITRPEALIPSALQAMRVLADPAETGAVTLALPQDVQAEAYDWPEEFFAERVWYVRRPAPDPVELSAAVEAIRSAGRPLIVAGGGVHHSEAEAALKAFVEATGIPVASTQAGKGSLRHDHPADLGGIGHTGTAVSDELARTADLVIGVGTRYTDFTTASGTLFQNPDVRFLNLNITGFDAHKLAARTLVCDARSGLERLLEALSGHRVSQAYEAEYRAGKERWEEVVEAAYRADDENAVPTQTQVLGALDAAVGDDDVVINAAGSLPGDLHKLWRSRSPRQYHLEYGYSCMGYEIPAGIGVQQAAPGTPVWALVGDGTYLMMPTEIVTAVQEGLPVNIVLLQNHGYASIGGLSEETGGERFGTAYRFRAADGTFTGAPLPVDLAANAASLGMDVLRAKTVRELREALAAARASDRPTCVYVETDPAPTAPPAEAWWDVPVAETASREAAVQARERYDRQVADRRRHL
- the iolB gene encoding 5-deoxy-glucuronate isomerase, coding for MTYHLPAGKALGGPYAVDVTPEKAGWGHSSLRVLELPPGGAHSFDTGDSEWIVVPLNGGCTVAAGDDFGQETFELKGRADVFSGVSDFAYVPRDARVTVTSAGGGRFALTGARCTRRLPARYGPASEVPVELRGTGNCSRQVNNFGAAGVFECDKLIAVEVITPGGNWSSFPPHKHDEHRPGEESVLEEIYYFEFAGHDGVPGLGYQRVSPSGPGRDTDVLAEVRDGDVVLIPDGWHGPSMATPGHHMYYLNVMAGPEAERAWLICDHPDHAWVRDTWPDQPVDPRLPLYTAPETSV
- a CDS encoding Cgl0159 family (beta/alpha)8-fold protein, whose product is MNIGIPDLTTVRARNPEAVAEAAARRTRRPLLGDSGRLMIVAADHPARGALGVGDRRLAMANRADLLERLCTALSRPGVDGVLATADILEDLLLLGVLENKVVMGSMNRGGLAGAAFEMDDRFTGHRAEDIARLRFDAGKLLVRIDYDDPGSLTTLESTARAIDAMADLRLPLFVEPFISRRVEGRVRNDLSAEAVTRSVAIASGLGGTSAYTWLKLPVTDDPDDMAEVLETSTLPVVLLGGEVGEDQEGAYERWRKALRLPTVQGMVVGRSLLYPAGGSVEEAVDTAVGLL
- the iolC gene encoding 5-dehydro-2-deoxygluconokinase, whose amino-acid sequence is MAEPAQYFDVITMGRIGVDLYPLQTGVPLAQVETFGKFLGGSAANVAVAAARLGRRTAVITRTGDDPFGTYLHEELKGFGVDDRWVTPVGAYPTPVTFCEIFPPDDFPLYFYRRPKAPDLEIHTDELDFFAIRGARIFWITGTGLSEEPSRSATLAALKARDKSGTTVFDLDWRPMFWRDPEEARPYYREALRHATVAVGNLDECEIATGVREPQACADALLEAGVELAVVKQGPKGVLAVHRDGTRAEVPPVPVEVVNGLGAGDAFGGSLCHGLLAGWDLEKTMRHANAAGALVASRLACSSAMPTESEVADLLAGVPSPSTSH
- a CDS encoding sugar ABC transporter substrate-binding protein produces the protein MDRSSHPRSRRFAPVIAVAAAAALTLAGCSSSSGGKKSEEGAANASAGKATTPRMTVALVTHQAPGDTFWDTVRKGAEAAAAKDNIKLIYSADPNAGNQANLVQTAIDQKVDGIAVTLAKPDAMKGVIGKADKAGIPVVGLNSGLSDWKQFNMLEFFGQDESVAGEAFGKKLNEVGAKHALCVIQEQGNVGLTQRCDGVEKTFDGKLDVQNVNGADKPSVKSTLTAKLKQDSSIDYVVTLGAPFALTAVQSVSDAGSKAKVATFDLNKELIQAVKSGDIQFAVDQQPYLQGYLAVDGLWLYKNNGNYSGGGEQPVLTGPAFVDKSNVDKIAEFAAKGTR
- a CDS encoding ABC transporter permease; this encodes MSMTQQAEPAVTSPPVSGPGKEKDGRTQQRSLVLRLLARPEVGVFLGALAILVFFLIMAPTLRQGSSMSTVLYQSSTIGIMVLPVALLMIGGEFDLSSGVAPVASALTASMTAFELTLNVWVGVIAALVVSLAIGFFNGWLLVKTGLPSFLVTLGTFMGLQGVNLAVTKLVTGNVATDDISDMDGFDQAKALFASSFDVGGVNVKVTVLWWLAFAALATWVLLRTKYGNWIFAVGGNKDSARAVGVPVNFTKISLFVLVGFGAWFVGMHNLFQYNTVQSGEGVGNELIYIAAAVVGGCLLTGGYGTIIGPVFGAFMFGLVQLGIVYATWNPDWFKTFLGVMLVGATLVNLWVRKQATRR